A single region of the Ornithorhynchus anatinus isolate Pmale09 chromosome 6, mOrnAna1.pri.v4, whole genome shotgun sequence genome encodes:
- the SLC35A2 gene encoding UDP-galactose translocator: protein MAAAGAGAAAAAATAGPAGEHEPGPASAAHRRLKYISLAVLVVQNASLILSIRYARTLPGDRFFATTAVVMAEILKGVTCLLLIFIQKRGNVKHFVLFLYEAVLVQYVDTLKLAVPSLIYTLQNNLQYVAISNLPAATFQVTYQLKILTTALFSVLMLRKSLSRLQWASLLLLFTGVAIVQAQQAGAGGGGAAAPGRSADQNPVAGLAAVVVSCLSSGFAGVYFEKILKGSAGSVWLRNLQLGLFGTLLGLAGLWWAEGPAVAQRGFFFGYTPVVWGVILNQAFGGLLVAVVVKYADNILKGFATSFSIVVSTVASVRLFGFRVDPLFALGAGLVIGAVYLYSLPKGAAPPGPASASPSAAARRPDLTEPFLPKLLSKEKGS from the exons ATGGCAGCGGCGGGggccggagcggcggcggcggcggccacggcCGGGCCCGCGGGGGAGCACGAGCCCGGGCCCGCCAGCGCCG CTCACCGGCGGCTCAAGTACATCTCCTTGGCGGTGCTGGTGGTGCAAAACGCCTCGCTGATCCTCAGCATCCGCTACGCCCGGACTCTGCCCGGAGACCGCTTCTTTGCCACCACAGCCGTGGTGATGGCCGAGATCCTAAAGGGGGTCACCTGCCTGTTGCTCATCTTCATCCAGAAGCGAG GGAACGTGAAGCATTTTGTGCTGTTCCTGTACGAGGCGGTGCTGGTGCAGTATGTGGACACCCTGAAGCTGGCCGTGCCTTCCCTCATCTACACCCTGCAGAACAACCTGCAGTATGTGGCCATCTCCAACCTGCCCGCCGCCACCTTCCAG gTGACGTACCAGCTGAAGATCCTGACCACGGCCCTGTTCTCCGTGCTGATGCTCCGCAAAAGCCTGTCGCGGCTGCAGTGggcctccctgctgctgctgttcaCCGGCGTGGCCATCGTCCAGGCTCAGCAGGCGGGGGCCGGCggtgggggggcggcggccccgggccgtAGCGCGGACCAGAACCCCGTGGCGGGGCTGGCGGCCGTGGTGGTGTCTTGCCTGTCGTCGGGCTTCGCCGGGGTCTACTTCGAGAAGATCCTGAAGGGCAGCGCGGGGTCCGTGTGGCTGCGGAATCTGCAGCTGGGCCTCTTCGGGACCCTGTTGGGGCTGGCGGGGCTCTGGTGGGCCGAGGGCCCGGCCGTGGCCCAGCGGGGCTTCTTCTTCGGGTACACGCCGGTGGTGTGGGGGGTCATCCTCAACCAGGCCTTTGGGGGGCTGCTGGTGGCCGTGGTGGTCAAGTACGCCGACAACATCCTCAAAGGCTTCGCCACTTCCTTCTCCATCGTCGTGTCGACGGTGGCCTCCGTGCGGCTCTTCGGCTTCCGCGTGGACCCGCTCTTCGCCCTGGGGGCCGGGTTGGTCATCGGGGCCGTCTACCTGTACAGCCTGCCCAAGGgggccgcccctcccggccccgcctcggccTCGCcgtccgccgccgcccgccgcccagaCCTGACGGAGCCCTTCCTGCCCAA